In one window of Candidatus Rokuibacteriota bacterium DNA:
- a CDS encoding NADH-quinone oxidoreductase subunit J: protein MTLEPVAFWALAGLLVGSALAVVLSKNLFHSVLYLALALTGTAGIFLVLEAEFLAAVQLLLYAGGVVTIVVFAIVVTERLVGDRITQTSRQIVSGLIVSGGVLVGVLTIIARAPLPSSRPPLPVDVTRAMGQALLSHFVLPFELLAVLFLAALLGATYFARPDD from the coding sequence GTGACGCTCGAGCCCGTCGCGTTCTGGGCGCTGGCCGGCCTCCTGGTGGGCTCGGCCCTGGCGGTGGTGCTGTCGAAGAACCTCTTTCACTCGGTGCTCTACCTCGCGCTGGCCCTCACCGGCACCGCCGGGATCTTCCTCGTGCTGGAGGCGGAGTTTCTGGCCGCCGTCCAGCTCCTGCTCTACGCCGGCGGCGTCGTCACCATCGTCGTCTTCGCCATCGTGGTGACGGAAAGGCTCGTGGGTGACCGGATCACGCAGACGAGCCGGCAGATCGTCAGCGGCCTGATCGTGTCGGGCGGCGTGCTGGTGGGCGTGCTCACGATCATCGCCCGCGCCCCGCTGCCCAGCTCCCGCCCGCCGCTGCCGGTGGACGTGACGCGGGCCATGGGCCAGGCGCTCCTCTCCCACTTCGTGCTGCCCTTCGAGCTCCTCGCCGTGCTGTTCCTGGCTGCCCTCCTCGGCGCCACCTACTTCGCCCGCCCCGACGACTGA
- a CDS encoding ABC transporter substrate-binding protein produces the protein MKPRRRLAGAVAIAVLAAAVAPAWAGAPTDQVRASVDRIIGILQDPALKSSAKTKERRAAIREAADTIFDFRETARRALGRHWQSVGEQDREEFVPLFTDLLERSYTSKIEQYSGEKISYVGESVDPGGEAAMVKTIFTTKAGAAVPINYSLLRRGDRWLVYDVFVEGVSLVANYRSQFDRIIQTASYQELVRRMKAGQADVPAPGGASPKGKGRT, from the coding sequence ATGAAGCCGCGCCGGCGTCTCGCTGGAGCGGTCGCGATCGCGGTCCTCGCCGCCGCCGTGGCCCCGGCCTGGGCGGGCGCTCCGACGGACCAGGTGCGGGCCTCGGTCGACCGCATCATCGGAATCCTCCAGGACCCGGCCCTGAAGTCGAGCGCAAAGACGAAGGAGCGGCGGGCCGCGATCCGCGAGGCCGCCGACACCATCTTCGATTTCCGCGAGACCGCGCGGCGCGCGCTCGGCCGTCACTGGCAGTCGGTGGGCGAGCAGGATCGCGAGGAGTTCGTGCCGCTGTTCACCGATCTGCTGGAACGCTCGTACACCTCCAAGATCGAGCAGTACAGCGGGGAGAAGATCAGCTACGTCGGCGAGTCGGTGGACCCGGGCGGCGAGGCGGCCATGGTGAAGACCATCTTCACCACCAAGGCGGGCGCCGCGGTGCCGATCAACTACAGCCTGCTCCGCCGCGGCGACCGCTGGCTCGTGTACGACGTCTTCGTCGAGGGCGTGAGCCTGGTAGCCAACTACCGGTCCCAGTTCGACCGCATCATCCAGACCGCCTCCTACCAGGAGCTGGTCCGGAGGATGAAGGCCGGCCAGGCGGACGTCCCGGCGCCGGGCGGGGCGTCGCCGAAGGGCAAGGGCCGCACCTGA
- the nuoL gene encoding NADH-quinone oxidoreductase subunit L — protein MTDSAQFALYCLLLPAGAFLLLAVVVPLRRSGRPAGFISIVFSAAALGWAVRAWLASSREVFQPPLLWEWIPAEAGPLATVGVLADTDSTIMLVLVALVSLLVQVYSLGYLDHEPAPGIGRYYAYQSLFAFSMMGLVLAPNFVQLFICWELVGLCSYLLIGYWYQKPEAARAAVKAFWTTKAGDVGLLIGIVLLWQRTGTFDFLELLLQVDSGRLPLDGLGLITFCVYLGAVGKSAQFPLHVWLPDAMEGPTPVSALIHAATMVTAGVYLLKRTDWLFALTPDVLVLVGWVGAFTALLAATLACAQSDIKRVLAYSTVSQLGYMMAAIGAGFASAGFLHLLTHGLFKALLFLGAGAVIHAVGSNDIFQMGGLRRPMPGTTIVFLVGTLSLAGIPLFGGFFSKEQILGAVWAGGLAGPFAMLVLAAFLTAFYMFRVVFIAFFGEPAAGRGAHAGPGPGGAGSGGAHLHDAPPSMALPLWLLAVMSVGVGVFFTVRHPEPEFDAPGWLTPLAVAVALGGIALAWLTYHRRLVDSERLAGAFGLVREAAQAKFWLDDLFEVLYRRVLLVVSRAVGWVDRYLVDGIVNVLSAWTLVLGDRLRRMQSGQPQDYVYGVAFGLLLLLVWIQWPR, from the coding sequence ATGACCGACTCCGCCCAGTTCGCGCTCTACTGCCTGCTCCTGCCCGCGGGCGCGTTCCTCTTGCTGGCGGTGGTGGTCCCGCTCCGGCGCTCCGGCCGCCCGGCGGGCTTCATCTCCATCGTCTTCTCGGCGGCGGCGCTCGGCTGGGCGGTCCGCGCCTGGCTCGCCTCGAGCCGCGAGGTGTTCCAGCCTCCGCTCCTCTGGGAATGGATCCCCGCCGAGGCGGGCCCCCTGGCCACGGTGGGCGTGCTCGCGGACACCGACTCGACCATCATGCTCGTGCTGGTGGCGCTGGTCTCGCTCCTGGTGCAGGTGTACTCGCTGGGCTATCTCGACCACGAGCCCGCCCCGGGGATCGGGCGCTACTACGCCTACCAGTCGCTCTTCGCCTTCTCGATGATGGGGCTGGTGCTGGCGCCCAACTTCGTCCAGCTCTTCATCTGCTGGGAGCTGGTGGGCCTCTGCTCGTACCTGCTCATCGGCTACTGGTATCAGAAGCCCGAGGCGGCCAGGGCGGCCGTGAAGGCCTTCTGGACCACCAAGGCCGGGGATGTGGGGCTCCTCATCGGCATCGTGCTCCTCTGGCAGCGGACGGGGACCTTCGACTTCCTCGAGCTCCTCCTGCAGGTGGACTCGGGCCGGCTGCCGCTCGACGGGCTCGGCCTCATCACCTTCTGCGTCTACCTGGGGGCCGTCGGCAAGTCCGCCCAGTTCCCGCTCCACGTCTGGCTCCCCGACGCCATGGAAGGCCCGACGCCCGTCTCGGCGCTGATCCACGCCGCCACCATGGTGACGGCGGGCGTCTACCTGCTCAAGCGCACCGACTGGCTCTTCGCGCTCACGCCGGACGTGCTGGTGCTGGTCGGGTGGGTGGGCGCCTTCACGGCGCTCCTGGCGGCCACGCTGGCCTGCGCGCAGTCGGACATCAAGCGGGTGCTGGCGTACTCCACGGTGTCCCAGCTCGGCTACATGATGGCCGCCATCGGCGCCGGCTTCGCCTCGGCGGGCTTCCTTCACCTCCTCACCCACGGCCTCTTCAAGGCGCTCCTCTTCCTCGGCGCGGGCGCCGTGATCCACGCCGTGGGGAGCAACGACATCTTCCAGATGGGCGGGCTGCGGAGGCCGATGCCCGGGACCACCATCGTCTTCCTGGTGGGGACGCTGTCGCTGGCAGGCATCCCGCTCTTCGGCGGCTTCTTCTCCAAGGAGCAGATCCTGGGCGCCGTGTGGGCGGGCGGGCTCGCGGGGCCCTTCGCCATGCTCGTGCTGGCGGCCTTCCTCACCGCCTTCTACATGTTCCGGGTGGTCTTCATCGCCTTCTTCGGAGAGCCGGCGGCGGGGCGCGGCGCCCACGCCGGGCCCGGGCCCGGCGGCGCGGGGTCCGGGGGCGCCCACCTCCACGACGCCCCACCCTCGATGGCGCTGCCGCTCTGGCTCCTCGCCGTGATGTCGGTCGGGGTCGGCGTCTTCTTCACCGTGCGCCACCCGGAGCCCGAGTTCGACGCCCCGGGGTGGCTCACGCCCCTGGCGGTGGCGGTGGCCCTGGGTGGCATCGCCCTGGCGTGGCTCACCTATCACCGGAGACTGGTGGACTCGGAGCGGCTGGCCGGCGCCTTCGGTCTCGTGCGCGAGGCGGCGCAGGCCAAGTTCTGGCTGGACGACCTCTTCGAGGTCCTCTACCGCAGGGTGCTGCTCGTGGTGTCGCGCGCGGTGGGCTGGGTGGACCGCTACCTGGTCGATGGCATCGTGAACGTGCTGAGTGCCTGGACGCTCGTCCTCGGGGACCGTCTCCGACGGATGCAGTCCGGGCAGCCGCAGGACTACGTCTACGGCGTCGCCTTCGGGCTCCTGCTCCTCCTCGTCTGGATCCAGTGGCCGCGATGA
- a CDS encoding peptidoglycan-binding protein: MAGIALLLSSLPGPTSGLAVSEARPDLSTRTRPVPPKPRFVGDAQRALHDLGYRPGPIDGIVGPRTRAALTRFQRAEGLLATGRLDPETMVRLDVHERLFRAPAGARVRHQRVEHPARPRGRAFRSAAVAVAEEWP; this comes from the coding sequence ATGGCGGGGATCGCGCTGCTGCTCTCAAGTCTGCCCGGGCCGACGAGCGGTCTGGCAGTGTCCGAGGCGCGCCCTGATCTGTCGACTCGGACGCGGCCGGTGCCCCCCAAGCCCCGGTTCGTCGGCGACGCTCAGCGGGCTCTCCACGATCTCGGCTATCGGCCCGGCCCCATCGACGGGATCGTCGGGCCGAGGACGCGGGCTGCGCTGACGCGTTTCCAGCGCGCCGAGGGGCTCCTGGCGACGGGCCGCCTCGATCCGGAGACCATGGTTCGGCTCGACGTCCACGAGCGTCTGTTCCGGGCGCCAGCGGGGGCCCGGGTTCGACATCAGCGCGTCGAGCACCCCGCTCGACCTCGGGGTCGCGCCTTCCGCTCCGCCGCAGTCGCCGTAGCGGAGGAATGGCCATGA
- a CDS encoding NADH-quinone oxidoreductase subunit C yields the protein MTRDEARILIQERLGAPAGGAEGAVVVTVPVAQWQDFARFAREALGCHYLSFLTAVDWKEEGLEVVARIENLDDNFSLTLKARLGPDRTRCPSLVAVYRGADWMERECYDMFGIGFDGHPDLRRILLPQDWEGHPLLKSYAVDTPHPPYR from the coding sequence TTGACGCGCGACGAGGCCCGGATACTCATCCAGGAACGGCTCGGCGCGCCCGCCGGCGGCGCGGAGGGTGCGGTCGTGGTCACCGTTCCCGTCGCGCAGTGGCAGGACTTCGCGCGATTCGCCCGTGAGGCGCTGGGCTGCCACTACCTGAGCTTTCTCACCGCCGTGGACTGGAAGGAGGAGGGGCTCGAGGTCGTGGCACGGATCGAGAACCTCGACGACAACTTCTCGCTGACCCTCAAGGCGCGGCTCGGCCCGGACCGGACACGCTGCCCGTCCCTCGTCGCCGTCTACCGCGGCGCCGACTGGATGGAGCGCGAGTGCTACGACATGTTCGGGATCGGCTTCGACGGGCATCCGGACCTGCGGCGGATCCTCCTCCCGCAGGACTGGGAAGGCCACCCGCTGCTGAAGTCCTACGCGGTCGACACGCCGCACCCGCCATACCGCTAA
- a CDS encoding NADH-quinone oxidoreductase subunit M, whose protein sequence is MTGLPVLSIIAWAPFVGALLIMFTARHNPLRVRWIAAASTGVSLVLSLGAFWAYDRDVAGFQFYEEWPLVPPLGITYQLGIDGMSLLMVLLTGIVIFAGVFASWTVKERSQEFYALLLVLVTGVFGVFVSLDLFVLFLFYEIAVLPMYLLIGIWGSSGEIRPQGIFGWALRRTGVGTKEYAAMKLTLYLLFGSAFILVGVLALYVAAGSTSFSFLELELIRFDPQLQSWAFLAFYVGFGILAGIWPLHTWSPDGHASAPTAVSMLHAGVLMKLGAYGFVRLGMGLLPEGTQQWVWLVGTIACVNIVYGALSAMAQTDLKYVIAYSSVSHMGVVMLGAATLTESGLNGSVFQMFAHGIMTGLFFALVGLVYEKAHSRAIFTMGGFGRMMPGIATAFTVGGLSSLGLPATAGFVAELLTFLGAWQSRHSWWLFPGVLGAFLTSIYVLRVAKQIFWGPQAADPHFHHLPDAQGPEWAALVILVFVLVLFGVAPGLALGPVDTATVPLLARLGVLP, encoded by the coding sequence ATGACCGGGCTCCCGGTCCTCTCGATCATCGCGTGGGCGCCCTTCGTCGGGGCCCTGCTGATCATGTTCACCGCCCGCCATAACCCGCTCCGCGTCCGCTGGATCGCCGCCGCCTCGACGGGGGTATCCCTTGTCCTGTCCCTCGGGGCCTTCTGGGCCTATGACCGGGACGTCGCGGGCTTCCAGTTCTACGAAGAGTGGCCGCTGGTGCCGCCCCTGGGCATCACCTACCAGCTCGGCATCGACGGCATGAGCTTGCTCATGGTGCTCCTCACGGGGATCGTGATCTTCGCGGGGGTCTTCGCCTCGTGGACCGTGAAGGAGCGCAGCCAGGAGTTCTACGCGCTCCTCCTGGTGCTGGTCACGGGGGTGTTCGGCGTCTTCGTCTCGCTGGACCTCTTCGTCCTCTTCCTCTTCTACGAGATCGCCGTCCTGCCGATGTACCTCCTCATCGGCATCTGGGGGTCCTCCGGCGAGATCCGCCCCCAGGGCATCTTTGGCTGGGCCTTGCGCCGGACCGGGGTCGGCACCAAGGAGTACGCGGCGATGAAGCTGACTCTCTACCTGCTGTTCGGGTCGGCCTTCATCCTGGTGGGGGTGCTCGCGCTCTACGTCGCGGCGGGCTCGACCTCCTTCTCCTTCCTCGAGCTCGAGCTCATCCGATTCGACCCGCAACTGCAGTCGTGGGCCTTCCTGGCCTTCTACGTGGGCTTCGGGATCCTGGCGGGCATCTGGCCCCTGCACACCTGGTCCCCCGACGGCCACGCCTCCGCCCCCACGGCCGTCTCCATGCTCCACGCGGGCGTGCTGATGAAGCTCGGGGCCTATGGCTTCGTGCGGCTCGGCATGGGGCTCTTGCCCGAGGGCACGCAGCAGTGGGTGTGGCTCGTGGGCACCATCGCCTGCGTCAACATCGTCTACGGGGCGCTCAGCGCCATGGCGCAGACGGACCTCAAGTACGTCATCGCCTACTCCTCCGTCTCCCACATGGGGGTGGTGATGCTGGGGGCGGCCACGCTCACCGAGAGCGGGCTCAACGGCTCCGTCTTCCAGATGTTCGCCCACGGCATCATGACCGGCCTCTTCTTCGCGCTCGTGGGGCTGGTCTACGAGAAGGCGCACTCGCGGGCCATCTTCACCATGGGCGGCTTCGGCCGGATGATGCCCGGCATCGCCACGGCCTTCACCGTGGGCGGCCTCTCCTCGCTCGGGCTGCCGGCCACGGCCGGCTTCGTCGCCGAGCTGCTGACCTTCCTCGGCGCCTGGCAGTCCCGCCACTCCTGGTGGCTCTTCCCCGGCGTCCTCGGCGCCTTCCTCACCTCGATCTACGTCCTGCGCGTGGCCAAGCAGATCTTCTGGGGGCCCCAGGCGGCAGACCCGCACTTCCACCACCTGCCGGACGCGCAGGGGCCCGAGTGGGCGGCGCTCGTGATCCTCGTGTTCGTCCTCGTCCTCTTCGGGGTGGCGCCGGGCCTCGCCCTGGGCCCGGTCGACACGGCCACCGTCCCGCTCCTGGCCAGGCTGGGCGTGCTGCCGTGA
- the nuoK gene encoding NADH-quinone oxidoreductase subunit NuoK — MPLHAYLALAATLFAIGLFGVITRRNTVGILLGIELMLNAVNINLVAFARFNGQPVGMIFAVFTISVTVAEVAVGLALVILIFRIRRTAIADHLDLLKG, encoded by the coding sequence ATGCCGCTCCACGCCTACCTCGCGCTGGCGGCGACGCTCTTCGCCATCGGTCTGTTCGGCGTCATCACCCGGCGGAACACCGTGGGCATCCTCCTGGGCATCGAGCTGATGCTCAACGCGGTGAACATCAACCTCGTGGCCTTCGCGCGCTTCAACGGCCAGCCCGTCGGGATGATCTTCGCCGTGTTCACGATCAGCGTCACCGTGGCGGAGGTGGCCGTGGGGCTGGCGCTCGTGATCCTCATCTTCCGGATCCGGCGCACCGCCATCGCCGACCACCTGGATCTCCTCAAGGGGTAA
- the nuoH gene encoding NADH-quinone oxidoreductase subunit NuoH, translating to MTDSVRAFLAGFIVLNAVVGIVTYVTLLERKFAARMQSRIGPYRVGPHGLLQPIADALKLLLKEDVVPRAADRAVYNLAPIVFLIPCMLIFATIPFAPALGVADLRTGVLFFLAVSAMEIVGLFMAGWGSNNKYALLSVMRAVNQIISYDLPFIFTALVPVLLAGSLRLSDIATAQGGLWFVFYPVIGQLAFAAFIVTTLAAENRVPFDIREAESELVAGFRVEYSGMKFALIQLGEYAHMVGTSFLGALLFLGAWAGPGPAWLGPVWFLLKAMLVFLLVTWVRWSFVRIRVDQILAISWKFLLPLTLLLLMATALVVTLRSGPGA from the coding sequence ATGACCGACTCCGTCCGCGCCTTCCTCGCGGGGTTCATCGTGCTGAACGCCGTGGTCGGCATCGTCACCTACGTGACGCTCCTCGAGCGCAAGTTTGCCGCGCGGATGCAATCGCGGATCGGCCCCTACCGCGTGGGGCCCCACGGGCTGCTGCAGCCCATCGCCGATGCGCTCAAGCTCCTGCTGAAGGAGGACGTGGTGCCGCGGGCGGCCGACCGGGCCGTCTACAACCTGGCGCCCATCGTCTTCCTGATCCCGTGCATGCTCATCTTCGCGACGATCCCGTTCGCGCCGGCGCTCGGCGTGGCCGACCTCCGCACCGGCGTCCTCTTCTTCCTGGCGGTCTCCGCCATGGAGATCGTCGGGCTGTTCATGGCCGGCTGGGGGTCCAACAACAAGTACGCGCTCCTGTCCGTCATGCGCGCGGTGAACCAGATCATCTCCTACGACCTGCCGTTCATCTTCACCGCCCTCGTGCCGGTGCTCCTCGCGGGGTCCCTCCGGCTCTCCGACATCGCGACCGCCCAGGGCGGCCTCTGGTTCGTCTTCTACCCGGTCATCGGCCAGCTGGCCTTCGCCGCCTTCATCGTCACCACGCTGGCGGCCGAGAACCGGGTGCCCTTCGACATCCGGGAGGCCGAATCCGAGCTGGTGGCGGGCTTCCGCGTCGAGTACTCCGGCATGAAGTTCGCCCTGATCCAGCTCGGGGAGTACGCCCACATGGTCGGCACCTCCTTCCTCGGGGCGCTGCTCTTCCTGGGCGCCTGGGCGGGGCCGGGCCCGGCCTGGCTCGGACCCGTGTGGTTCCTCCTGAAGGCGATGCTGGTGTTCCTGCTGGTGACCTGGGTGCGGTGGAGCTTCGTGCGGATCCGGGTGGACCAGATCCTGGCCATCTCCTGGAAGTTCCTCCTGCCCCTGACCCTCCTCCTGCTCATGGCGACGGCGCTGGTCGTCACCCTTCGGAGCGGCCCCGGTGCCTGA
- a CDS encoding NADH-quinone oxidoreductase subunit I — protein MPEGRRDGFWRDLGGLGRAVGRAMGVTLVNLMRKPVTVHYPDVKRQYPERFRGVLALTYDQETGEENCIGCRLCEYICPPQVIKVEMLKSEKRNYAKRFTLELYACEFCELCVQVCPTDAIVMMKSFDVVTADRRELLLDKDRLHHLGQQFDRSWATGTLLRDMQTPPKAVRAEGATPAKAATGDPQ, from the coding sequence GTGCCTGAGGGACGGCGCGACGGCTTCTGGCGCGACCTGGGCGGGCTCGGCCGGGCGGTGGGGCGCGCCATGGGCGTCACTCTCGTCAACCTCATGCGGAAGCCCGTGACCGTGCACTATCCCGACGTGAAGCGCCAGTACCCGGAGCGCTTCCGGGGCGTGCTGGCGCTGACCTACGACCAGGAGACCGGCGAGGAGAACTGCATCGGCTGCCGGCTCTGCGAGTACATCTGCCCGCCGCAGGTCATCAAGGTCGAGATGCTCAAGAGCGAGAAGCGCAACTACGCCAAGCGCTTCACGCTCGAGCTGTACGCCTGCGAGTTCTGCGAGCTGTGCGTGCAGGTGTGCCCGACCGACGCCATCGTCATGATGAAATCCTTCGACGTGGTCACCGCGGACCGCCGGGAGCTCCTGCTGGACAAGGACCGGCTCCACCACCTCGGCCAGCAGTTCGACCGGTCCTGGGCCACGGGGACTCTCCTCCGGGACATGCAGACGCCGCCCAAGGCCGTGCGCGCGGAGGGCGCGACGCCCGCCAAGGCCGCCACAGGGGACCCCCAGTGA
- a CDS encoding NIPSNAP family protein, translating to MIYELRTYTLVPGTQAQYLKLSGEVGRQIRGDRYGKLEGYWSTEFGTLNQLVHLWSFADLVERQRLRAALAQERAWTQEYIPRIRPMMLAQENKILSAVLPVVPPAHAGHVYELRWYRLHPGQVAEWLEQFKTVMPVREKLMHRVGLWQTEIAQLNEVVHMWAFHDLNERAAKRAELAREPEWQAFLAKGSPCLAHMQAIVLNPAPFSPMR from the coding sequence ATGATCTACGAGCTCAGGACGTACACGCTGGTTCCTGGGACGCAGGCCCAGTACCTGAAGCTGTCGGGCGAGGTCGGCCGCCAGATCCGTGGCGACCGGTACGGCAAGCTGGAAGGGTACTGGTCCACGGAGTTCGGGACGCTCAACCAGCTCGTCCACCTCTGGAGCTTCGCCGATCTCGTCGAGCGCCAGCGCCTGCGCGCGGCGCTGGCCCAGGAGCGGGCGTGGACCCAGGAGTACATCCCACGGATCCGCCCCATGATGCTCGCCCAGGAGAACAAGATCCTCTCCGCCGTCCTCCCGGTGGTCCCGCCGGCGCACGCCGGGCACGTGTACGAGCTGCGCTGGTACCGCCTCCACCCGGGACAGGTGGCGGAGTGGCTCGAGCAGTTCAAGACGGTGATGCCGGTGCGCGAGAAGCTCATGCACCGGGTGGGGCTGTGGCAGACGGAGATCGCCCAGCTCAACGAGGTGGTCCACATGTGGGCCTTCCACGACCTGAACGAGCGGGCGGCCAAGCGGGCGGAGCTGGCGCGGGAGCCCGAGTGGCAGGCCTTCCTCGCCAAGGGATCGCCGTGCCTGGCGCACATGCAGGCGATCGTGCTCAACCCGGCGCCGTTCTCGCCGATGCGCTGA
- a CDS encoding NADH-quinone oxidoreductase subunit B — translation MEVKAPVPRIPPLVWTEFKDLQEWEKYHQERPEGDQYSSLIESVTEGLHHFPGGFALTTVADSFLNWARKSSVWPVTFGLACCAIEMMATFASRFDVERLGMVPWASPRHSDLMIVSGTVTIKMAPMLKRIYDQMPDPKWAVSMGSCANSGGPFRHGYHVVKGVDRVIPVDVYVPGCPPPPESLLNGLLLLQEQIQHFKQTGRRAAPTAKTD, via the coding sequence ATGGAAGTGAAGGCGCCCGTCCCCCGGATCCCGCCTCTGGTCTGGACCGAGTTCAAGGACCTGCAGGAATGGGAGAAGTACCACCAGGAGCGCCCGGAAGGGGACCAGTACTCGAGCCTGATCGAGTCGGTGACGGAGGGGCTGCACCACTTCCCCGGCGGCTTCGCCCTCACCACCGTGGCGGACAGCTTCCTCAACTGGGCGCGGAAGTCGTCCGTCTGGCCCGTGACCTTCGGGCTGGCCTGCTGCGCCATCGAGATGATGGCGACCTTCGCCTCGCGCTTCGACGTGGAGCGGCTCGGCATGGTCCCGTGGGCCTCGCCGCGTCACTCGGACCTCATGATCGTCTCGGGCACGGTCACCATCAAGATGGCGCCGATGCTCAAGCGCATCTACGACCAGATGCCCGATCCCAAGTGGGCGGTGTCCATGGGCTCCTGCGCCAACTCGGGGGGCCCCTTCCGCCACGGCTACCACGTCGTGAAGGGCGTGGACCGGGTGATCCCCGTGGATGTCTATGTCCCGGGCTGTCCGCCGCCCCCGGAGTCGCTGCTCAACGGCCTGCTGCTGCTGCAGGAGCAGATCCAGCACTTCAAGCAGACGGGCCGGCGCGCCGCTCCCACCGCGAAGACCGACTAG
- the ndhC gene encoding NADH-quinone oxidoreductase subunit A: protein MRRLIARGQRRGQSLRSWSLLHGILSLGCRPLEEEPSVTGYLPVVVFLALIVGFGVVSLLASRILRPSRPYPSKLDSYECGAETIGEAWVQFPVGFYLVALLFIVFDVLAVFLFPWALALREFGLWAVGSMAVFVAILLMGWLYARREGILEWK from the coding sequence ATGCGCCGACTCATAGCACGTGGTCAGCGGCGCGGGCAATCGCTCCGTTCATGGTCCCTGCTGCATGGTATACTTTCTCTGGGTTGTCGACCGCTCGAGGAGGAGCCGTCCGTGACCGGGTATCTGCCCGTGGTCGTCTTCCTGGCCCTGATCGTCGGCTTCGGCGTGGTGTCCCTGCTGGCCTCCCGCATCCTTCGCCCGTCCCGCCCTTATCCTTCGAAGCTCGACAGCTACGAGTGCGGCGCCGAGACCATCGGCGAGGCGTGGGTGCAGTTCCCGGTGGGCTTCTACCTGGTGGCCCTGCTCTTCATCGTGTTCGACGTCCTCGCGGTGTTCCTCTTCCCCTGGGCCCTCGCGCTGCGGGAATTCGGGCTGTGGGCCGTGGGCAGCATGGCGGTCTTCGTCGCGATCCTCCTGATGGGCTGGCTCTACGCCCGCCGGGAGGGGATCCTCGAATGGAAGTGA
- a CDS encoding NADH-quinone oxidoreductase subunit D, producing MGYGGAESLTMNMGPQHPSSHGVFRMILTLQGETVLGVDAVIGYLHRCHEKLGETLAYTQYPTIASKTDYVAAMTSELAYVRAAEILGKVEVPKRAQYLRVLVAELQRIASHCVWLGTWCMDMGGALGGGATVFLYCIREREYVLDLFEALVGARLLYGFHQVGGVRYDLPAGWAQKCRETVDFIDRRVDEWERMLEDNDFFLARARGVGVISRALAEEVGISGPLIRGSGVGYDVRRAEPYSSYEDFDFRVPVETAGDCYARYRVRMVEFRESSKIVRQVLDGLPEGPISSRPGVKSVGQVRIPKGEGYARVEGPRGEVGCYLVADGSAKPYRMKWRGASFSNLAVLPHIIPGHKVADVVAIMGSVDPVFGEVDR from the coding sequence ATGGGGTACGGCGGGGCCGAGAGCCTCACCATGAACATGGGGCCGCAGCACCCATCCTCACACGGCGTGTTCCGGATGATCCTGACGCTCCAGGGCGAGACCGTCCTGGGCGTGGACGCCGTGATCGGCTACCTCCACCGGTGCCACGAGAAGCTCGGGGAGACGCTCGCCTATACCCAGTACCCGACCATCGCCTCCAAGACGGACTACGTGGCGGCCATGACGAGCGAGCTCGCGTACGTGCGCGCCGCGGAGATCCTCGGCAAGGTCGAGGTGCCCAAGCGCGCCCAGTACCTGCGCGTCCTGGTCGCGGAGCTGCAGCGCATCGCCTCGCACTGCGTCTGGCTCGGCACCTGGTGCATGGACATGGGCGGCGCCCTCGGCGGCGGCGCCACCGTCTTCCTCTACTGCATCCGCGAGCGGGAGTACGTGCTCGACCTCTTCGAGGCGCTGGTGGGCGCGCGGCTCCTCTACGGCTTCCACCAGGTGGGCGGCGTGCGCTACGACCTGCCGGCCGGCTGGGCACAGAAGTGCCGCGAGACCGTGGACTTCATCGACCGGCGCGTCGACGAGTGGGAGCGCATGCTCGAGGACAACGACTTCTTCCTCGCGCGCGCGCGGGGGGTCGGCGTGATCTCGCGGGCGCTGGCGGAGGAGGTGGGCATCTCGGGGCCCCTCATCCGGGGCTCCGGCGTCGGCTACGACGTCCGTCGGGCCGAGCCCTACTCCTCCTACGAGGACTTCGACTTCCGGGTGCCCGTGGAGACGGCGGGCGACTGCTACGCGCGCTACCGGGTGCGGATGGTGGAGTTCCGCGAGTCCAGCAAGATCGTGCGCCAGGTGCTGGACGGACTCCCCGAGGGACCCATCTCCTCGCGCCCCGGCGTGAAGTCCGTGGGGCAGGTCCGCATCCCCAAGGGCGAGGGGTACGCGCGGGTCGAGGGACCGCGGGGGGAGGTGGGCTGCTACCTGGTGGCCGACGGCAGCGCCAAGCCGTACCGGATGAAGTGGCGCGGGGCGTCCTTCTCGAACCTCGCGGTGCTCCCGCACATCATCCCGGGGCACAAGGTGGCCGACGTGGTGGCCATCATGGGCTCCGTGGACCCCGTCTTCGGCGAGGTCGACAGATAA